Proteins from a single region of Stappia sp. ES.058:
- a CDS encoding DUF5330 domain-containing protein has translation MFFLLRCAFWIGLVLLLLPIDTGPDESPTAGLSPVQAFFAAQSTISDLSGFCERNPETCATGGQAISRIGEKAKVSAKLLYDYMDEDGTLVTGATGTLSASDLEPDWALDLPAAGSQAPVTATAPASETVDVSPNAALPMPRPRPGA, from the coding sequence ATGTTCTTCTTGCTGAGATGCGCATTCTGGATCGGTCTGGTGCTCCTGCTCCTGCCGATCGACACAGGTCCCGATGAAAGCCCGACGGCCGGACTATCCCCGGTGCAGGCCTTCTTCGCGGCACAATCGACCATCAGCGACCTTTCCGGTTTCTGCGAACGCAATCCGGAGACATGCGCGACGGGGGGGCAGGCTATTTCCCGCATCGGCGAGAAGGCGAAAGTCAGCGCCAAGCTCCTTTACGACTACATGGACGAAGACGGCACGCTCGTCACCGGCGCGACCGGAACGCTGTCTGCGTCCGATCTGGAACCGGACTGGGCCCTCGACCTGCCCGCAGCCGGGTCGCAAGCCCCGGTGACAGCGACCGCGCCTGCGTCCGAGACAGTCGACGTCTCGCCCAACGCGGCATTGCCGATGCCCCGGCCCCGACCGGGCGCCTGA
- a CDS encoding HAMP domain-containing sensor histidine kinase, giving the protein MMPEFRDRLRRGLGLVDQLIHPSVAHDASGLSRHRAFIGAHLACGALALAALPMLLALHGPLSPTAILVFAWALTQLPLAMYVSRSGALAHGQLGSALASAGFVAGLAALSGGLGSPALPFLVLAPLEAALTCRRGAVALTLATCLALVALLAGVDARALAPVDAEPVFGILSIGAVATAMALMLASLLALAFVAEFRAAHADMQGEAERHRLLALHARDAVAVHEPGGRIASISPTVRGLFGLAPGELAGDGFFQRLHVGDRPAYLKAVSDTAADGTSHRLELRLRRGGNRPGETGLSDFGWIGFETMIDPESGRVVSVIRDIDTRREMEADRDAAREAADAAQEARSRFLATVSHELRTPLNAILGFSDLMRKLPQTASDTQKVRDYAGLIHESGSHLLQLVNDMLNMARIEAGQFRITSEPVDMRNCLDGCRRMMAAEADQAGLRLSSDIPLDLGEFTADPRACRQIALNLLANAVKFTAAGGRVVLFARKEASGLVFGVRDTGVGIAADDLLRVTKPFVQASDGTTRAHEGAGLGLSVVKGLAELHGGRISLESRVGHGTCVTVYLPAGHTQAASPAACIGPDHEAEPGPGVTGMPAGTDDAALRRIA; this is encoded by the coding sequence ATGATGCCAGAATTTCGGGATCGGCTTCGGCGCGGGCTCGGCCTCGTCGACCAGTTGATCCATCCGTCGGTGGCGCACGACGCCTCCGGCCTCTCCAGACACCGAGCCTTCATCGGCGCCCATCTGGCGTGCGGCGCGCTTGCGCTTGCAGCGCTGCCGATGCTGCTTGCGTTGCACGGTCCGTTGTCGCCCACGGCCATTCTGGTCTTTGCCTGGGCTCTGACGCAGTTGCCGCTGGCGATGTATGTCTCGCGCAGCGGCGCGTTGGCGCACGGGCAGCTCGGCTCCGCGCTCGCCTCGGCCGGATTCGTCGCCGGGTTGGCGGCGCTGAGTGGCGGCCTTGGCTCGCCCGCACTTCCCTTCCTGGTCTTGGCTCCACTGGAAGCCGCGCTCACCTGCCGGCGCGGCGCGGTCGCCCTGACGCTCGCCACCTGTCTGGCTCTGGTCGCACTTCTGGCCGGTGTCGATGCGCGCGCCCTTGCGCCGGTCGACGCCGAGCCGGTGTTCGGCATCCTTTCGATCGGGGCGGTTGCAACCGCGATGGCCCTGATGCTGGCAAGTCTGCTGGCGCTCGCGTTCGTTGCGGAATTCCGGGCCGCCCACGCCGACATGCAAGGGGAAGCGGAGCGCCACCGGCTGCTCGCGCTCCACGCCCGCGATGCCGTTGCCGTGCATGAACCGGGCGGTCGGATCGCTAGCATCTCGCCCACGGTGCGCGGCCTGTTCGGCCTCGCGCCCGGAGAACTCGCAGGCGACGGGTTTTTCCAGCGTCTGCATGTCGGCGACCGGCCGGCCTATCTGAAGGCGGTTTCCGACACGGCCGCGGACGGCACCTCGCACAGGCTCGAATTGCGGCTGCGCCGGGGCGGCAACCGTCCGGGCGAAACCGGCCTGTCCGATTTCGGCTGGATCGGTTTCGAAACAATGATCGATCCAGAGAGTGGACGGGTCGTTTCGGTGATCCGCGACATCGACACCCGCCGCGAGATGGAAGCCGACCGGGACGCCGCCCGCGAAGCGGCCGACGCGGCGCAGGAGGCCCGTTCGCGGTTTTTGGCAACCGTGAGCCATGAGTTGCGCACGCCGCTCAACGCGATCCTGGGTTTTTCCGACCTGATGCGAAAGCTGCCGCAGACCGCCTCCGATACGCAAAAGGTGCGCGATTACGCCGGCCTGATCCACGAGTCGGGCAGCCACTTGTTGCAATTGGTCAACGACATGCTGAACATGGCGCGGATCGAGGCGGGCCAGTTCCGGATCACGAGCGAGCCGGTCGACATGCGAAACTGCCTCGACGGATGCCGCCGGATGATGGCGGCAGAAGCCGATCAGGCCGGTCTTCGTCTGTCGTCCGACATTCCCCTCGATCTCGGCGAGTTTACCGCCGATCCGCGTGCCTGCCGGCAGATTGCGCTGAACCTTCTTGCCAATGCCGTGAAGTTCACCGCGGCCGGCGGCCGTGTCGTGCTTTTTGCGCGCAAGGAAGCCTCGGGCCTCGTCTTCGGCGTGCGCGACACGGGCGTCGGGATTGCCGCCGACGATCTCTTGCGCGTGACGAAGCCGTTCGTGCAGGCCAGCGACGGCACGACCCGCGCCCATGAAGGCGCCGGACTGGGCCTGTCGGTGGTCAAGGGCCTGGCAGAGCTTCATGGCGGACGCATTTCGCTGGAAAGCCGTGTTGGCCACGGGACTTGTGTGACCGTCTACCTGCCGGCTGGACATACCCAGGCGGCATCGCCGGCGGCGTGCATCGGTCCTGACCACGAAGCCGAGCCCGGTCCGGGTGTGACCGGGATGCCAGCCGGTACGGATGACGCCGCGTTGAGGCGGATCGCATGA
- a CDS encoding GDSL-type esterase/lipase family protein has product MIAQANKAGRAWVLGTFAAFAAILPLAAAHAETLLSVGPEGCDGQVAIGGAVGQSFTPESGLDLQSVSVWMTPDGGDSGYDMFLLQGTGPSSPPLGLSQTVSVGDGTAAGWQAFSFDGVALAGGESYTFVVVGRSSSDATLAQCADAYAGGRAHRPGEEDLDAATDLAFQIEGTPLDGDSSVAAMLPPPADPGEPANALPPEIAARIAERDLAARKTVMPLGDSITDMPDVFGAAWGGYRKDMANDAAFAGLFRFIGSYGVYQYSNSPSPWDMPWDQRFHCGWSGATMDGYGGNPSTSIIQNYWKCRTVTTSVDYVLMHAGTNDLRNDRLPPNELGERTALRTVALMEGILQYSTSKIIVAQLIPQTGGSAKFNVNVIEYNTSLANMVAQKLADPATAWYWRPRVKMVDMYQAFFKWTGNQPAAALQDGLHPSLWGAQIMSYEWRAAMYTFPN; this is encoded by the coding sequence ATGATTGCACAAGCGAACAAGGCTGGGCGGGCCTGGGTACTGGGTACGTTTGCGGCATTTGCCGCGATCCTGCCTTTGGCGGCAGCACATGCGGAAACACTGCTGTCGGTCGGTCCGGAGGGATGCGACGGGCAGGTCGCCATCGGGGGTGCGGTCGGGCAAAGTTTCACGCCGGAAAGCGGTCTCGATCTGCAGTCGGTCTCCGTCTGGATGACCCCGGACGGCGGTGACAGCGGCTATGACATGTTCCTGCTTCAGGGCACGGGGCCGTCCTCCCCACCTCTTGGTCTCTCGCAAACGGTGTCGGTTGGCGATGGGACCGCGGCAGGATGGCAGGCGTTTTCATTCGATGGCGTCGCGCTGGCAGGTGGGGAGAGTTACACTTTCGTGGTCGTTGGCCGGTCGTCTTCCGATGCCACACTGGCGCAATGTGCCGATGCGTACGCCGGCGGACGCGCCCATCGTCCGGGCGAGGAGGATCTCGATGCGGCGACCGACCTTGCCTTCCAGATCGAGGGAACGCCCTTGGATGGGGACTCGAGCGTCGCAGCGATGCTGCCGCCACCTGCCGATCCGGGCGAACCGGCAAATGCCTTGCCGCCGGAGATCGCGGCACGGATCGCCGAGCGCGATCTTGCCGCGCGCAAGACGGTGATGCCGCTTGGCGATTCCATCACCGACATGCCGGACGTGTTCGGAGCCGCCTGGGGCGGCTATCGCAAGGACATGGCCAATGACGCGGCCTTCGCGGGTCTGTTCCGGTTCATCGGCAGCTATGGCGTCTATCAGTATTCCAACTCGCCATCGCCCTGGGACATGCCCTGGGACCAGCGCTTCCATTGCGGCTGGAGCGGGGCGACGATGGACGGCTACGGCGGCAATCCGTCGACCTCCATCATCCAGAACTACTGGAAATGCCGGACAGTCACGACGTCGGTTGACTATGTGCTGATGCATGCCGGAACCAATGATCTGCGGAACGACAGGCTGCCGCCCAATGAACTGGGCGAGCGTACCGCCCTGCGCACCGTTGCGCTGATGGAGGGGATCCTGCAGTACTCGACGTCGAAGATCATCGTGGCGCAGCTCATCCCGCAAACGGGCGGGTCCGCGAAATTCAACGTCAATGTCATCGAGTACAACACGTCGCTTGCCAACATGGTCGCGCAGAAGCTGGCCGATCCCGCGACGGCCTGGTACTGGCGCCCGCGGGTGAAGATGGTCGACATGTATCAGGCCTTCTTCAAATGGACGGGCAATCAGCCGGCAGCCGCGCTGCAGGATGGGCTGCACCCCAGCCTCTGGGGCGCGCAGATCATGTCCTATGAGTGGCGTGCCGCGATGTACACCTTCCCGAACTGA
- a CDS encoding ABC transporter ATP-binding protein, whose protein sequence is MSVSLRSLSKRFGSHAALSEVSLEIETGSFFVILGPSGCGKSTLLRLIAGLETQDGGEIDIDGRRVAGAGFHVPPEDRDVGVVFQSYALWPHMSVEGNVAFPVESARLSARERKSRVERSLETVGLDGFARRKPASLSGGQRQRVALARCLAQAAGTVLMDEPLANLDPHLRQTMEEELAEFHRKTGATTLYITHDQREAMALADRIAILWEGRVLQADRPEHLYRRPASERVARFIGRAAIWDGMLDGVSGANGTRRAEVRCGPFRFAAECAGSVDQGPARIVLRPEDVEIATEPHAVNARVESAVYRGGFWDAALAVEGMATPLVAHVRQRLTPGETVPVSLASGWVLPIG, encoded by the coding sequence ATGTCCGTCTCTCTTCGTTCCCTGTCCAAACGCTTCGGCTCCCATGCGGCGCTTTCCGAAGTTTCGCTCGAAATCGAGACCGGAAGCTTTTTCGTGATTCTGGGACCGTCCGGCTGCGGCAAGTCGACACTCTTGCGGCTGATCGCCGGTCTGGAAACCCAGGACGGCGGCGAGATCGACATTGATGGACGGCGCGTCGCCGGTGCGGGCTTTCATGTGCCGCCGGAGGACCGCGACGTCGGCGTCGTATTCCAGTCCTATGCGCTTTGGCCGCATATGAGTGTTGAAGGCAATGTCGCCTTTCCGGTCGAAAGCGCCAGGCTGTCGGCGCGCGAACGAAAGAGCCGGGTGGAGCGCAGTCTGGAGACGGTGGGGCTCGACGGTTTTGCCAGGCGCAAGCCCGCGTCCCTGTCCGGTGGCCAGCGCCAGCGGGTGGCGCTGGCGCGCTGTCTCGCCCAGGCGGCCGGAACGGTGCTGATGGACGAGCCGCTGGCGAACCTCGACCCGCATCTGCGTCAGACGATGGAAGAGGAACTGGCCGAGTTCCATCGCAAGACCGGGGCGACGACCCTCTACATCACCCACGACCAGCGCGAGGCGATGGCGCTCGCCGACAGGATCGCGATCCTGTGGGAGGGCCGCGTGCTTCAGGCCGACCGGCCCGAGCATCTCTATCGCCGGCCGGCGAGCGAGCGGGTTGCCCGTTTCATCGGCCGTGCCGCAATCTGGGACGGGATGCTGGACGGCGTGTCCGGTGCGAACGGCACACGCCGCGCCGAGGTGCGCTGCGGGCCGTTCCGCTTTGCCGCCGAGTGCGCGGGCTCTGTTGACCAGGGGCCGGCACGCATCGTTCTGCGGCCGGAGGATGTCGAGATCGCGACCGAGCCGCATGCGGTCAACGCGCGGGTCGAGTCGGCGGTCTATCGCGGCGGGTTCTGGGATGCGGCTCTTGCGGTGGAGGGCATGGCCACGCCGCTGGTCGCGCATGTGCGCCAGCGGTTGACGCCGGGCGAAACCGTTCCGGTCAGCCTTGCGTCGGGCTGGGTCTTGCCGATCGGGTAA
- a CDS encoding helix-turn-helix domain-containing protein, whose product MQVNQRETTRRPAISGAGVWQKSDDLHGTDGSSRTEGRLRAEKSGSRSRGQRAGLAGDGGAPGEMDPRGADLIVMACVVAVFGVSQQELAARSRGLAHVALARQVAMYLHHVVLRRTLTAVADRFARDRTTVAHACRVVEDRRDDPAFEELLDAIERAVQGALGPLCQSRRGRG is encoded by the coding sequence ATGCAGGTAAACCAGAGGGAAACGACGCGCCGGCCCGCCATTTCGGGAGCCGGCGTTTGGCAAAAAAGCGACGACCTGCACGGGACAGACGGGTCTTCGCGAACCGAGGGACGGTTGCGTGCCGAAAAGAGCGGCAGCCGGAGCCGCGGGCAGCGCGCCGGGTTGGCCGGAGACGGCGGCGCGCCGGGAGAAATGGACCCGCGCGGGGCCGATCTGATCGTGATGGCGTGCGTCGTTGCCGTGTTCGGGGTTTCCCAGCAGGAACTTGCCGCTCGCAGCCGGGGTCTGGCGCATGTGGCGCTTGCCCGGCAGGTCGCGATGTACCTGCATCATGTGGTGTTGCGCCGGACGCTGACGGCGGTAGCGGACCGGTTTGCGCGAGACCGGACGACCGTGGCGCATGCCTGTCGGGTCGTCGAGGACCGGCGTGACGATCCGGCCTTCGAAGAGCTCTTGGACGCGATCGAGCGGGCGGTTCAGGGCGCGCTCGGGCCGCTTTGCCAGTCGCGGCGGGGGCGGGGCTGA
- a CDS encoding SufE family protein: MIPPLSEILDNFEFLDEWDDRYRYVIELGRTLPEFPEADRTEANKVRGCVSQVWLSKSATQEADGATHLSYDGDSDAHIVKGLVAIVLSAYNGKSATEIVDTDIDGVFGRIGLKEHLTPQRANGLKSMVDQIRADARAALAEA; the protein is encoded by the coding sequence ATGATCCCTCCGCTTTCAGAAATCCTCGACAACTTCGAATTCCTCGACGAGTGGGACGACCGGTACCGCTACGTCATCGAGCTCGGCCGCACGCTTCCGGAGTTTCCGGAAGCGGATCGCACCGAGGCCAACAAGGTGCGCGGCTGCGTTTCCCAGGTCTGGCTGTCGAAATCCGCCACTCAGGAGGCGGACGGCGCCACCCATCTCAGCTATGACGGCGACAGCGACGCTCATATCGTCAAGGGTCTCGTCGCCATTGTGCTGTCCGCCTACAACGGCAAGAGTGCCACGGAAATCGTCGATACCGACATCGACGGCGTCTTCGGGCGGATCGGGCTGAAAGAACATCTGACACCGCAACGCGCCAACGGTCTGAAGTCCATGGTGGATCAGATCCGCGCGGACGCCCGCGCAGCGCTTGCCGAAGCCTGA
- a CDS encoding peptidoglycan-binding domain-containing protein — protein sequence MSQGQRGTKSSRRRTPASGSDASTGGGFGSAALDNPVAAGGWLVMVLTGFLIIANAMVFQTGRHPAPLFETRERAATQPSTTAVPDREMLQERKLVRDIQIELRRLGMYEGPLDGLKGPATERGVRGYQRARGLAETGRVDEPLLARLALDTGDGVGVSDAPPLPPQPPAVPSAASPPASNAAALSPERARISAIQSALAELGYGPLEVDGYSGDETSNAIRRFELDRGLPINGAISDRIAKELENVLGRPLGG from the coding sequence ATGAGTCAGGGACAGCGAGGGACAAAGAGCTCGCGGCGCCGCACCCCGGCGTCCGGGTCCGACGCGTCCACGGGCGGCGGGTTTGGTTCGGCAGCGCTCGACAATCCGGTCGCCGCAGGCGGCTGGCTGGTCATGGTGCTGACCGGTTTTCTGATCATTGCCAACGCGATGGTGTTTCAGACCGGCCGCCACCCCGCGCCTTTGTTCGAGACACGCGAACGTGCGGCGACACAGCCGTCCACCACGGCGGTGCCTGATCGGGAAATGCTCCAGGAACGAAAGCTGGTGCGCGACATCCAGATCGAATTGCGCCGTCTTGGCATGTACGAGGGGCCGCTCGATGGCCTCAAGGGACCGGCGACCGAGCGCGGCGTGCGCGGCTATCAGCGCGCCCGGGGACTTGCGGAAACCGGGCGGGTCGACGAGCCGCTGCTGGCGCGCCTTGCGCTCGACACCGGTGACGGGGTCGGCGTTTCAGATGCGCCGCCCCTGCCACCGCAGCCGCCTGCCGTTCCATCGGCAGCATCGCCGCCGGCAAGCAATGCTGCGGCCCTGTCGCCGGAGCGTGCCCGGATCTCCGCCATCCAGTCCGCCTTGGCAGAACTTGGCTACGGGCCGCTGGAGGTCGACGGCTATTCCGGAGACGAGACCTCCAACGCCATTCGCCGGTTCGAACTGGATCGTGGCCTTCCGATCAACGGGGCGATCAGCGACAGGATTGCCAAGGAACTCGAAAACGTACTGGGCCGCCCGCTCGGTGGCTAG
- a CDS encoding MucR family transcriptional regulator, with amino-acid sequence MTEMVADDNLIDLTADIVSAYVANNTVASTDLAGLINEVYNALHRTSTAAVEPEPEPLKPAVAVKKSVTPDYIICLEDGKKFKSLKRHLRTHYDMSPEEYREKWGLASDYPMVAPNYAAARSELAKKMGLGQQRKRSK; translated from the coding sequence ATGACTGAAATGGTCGCCGACGACAATCTCATCGACCTGACTGCCGATATCGTCTCGGCATATGTTGCAAACAACACGGTCGCCTCGACTGACCTCGCAGGCTTGATCAACGAGGTGTACAATGCGCTTCATCGCACCAGCACGGCTGCCGTCGAGCCGGAGCCGGAGCCGCTGAAGCCTGCCGTCGCAGTGAAGAAGTCCGTGACCCCGGACTACATCATCTGTCTTGAGGACGGAAAGAAGTTCAAGTCGCTGAAGCGTCACCTTCGCACCCATTACGACATGTCCCCCGAGGAATATCGTGAGAAATGGGGGCTTGCGAGCGACTACCCGATGGTTGCGCCGAACTATGCGGCCGCCCGTTCGGAACTCGCGAAGAAGATGGGCCTCGGCCAGCAGCGCAAGCGCTCCAAGTAA
- a CDS encoding DUF6456 domain-containing protein — translation MAAASSRTGPGPSTREVDRLLRRLDAAGAWRVAPVGTRDHDADARDDRVRLLEAPCDGPAQMHAQGILVSRTVLRGAMDHDLIERCGTDALRLSQIGRARLRRAAAGDDGFRAQHQARGTRTLARPDGSREVLAVDHGESPLAWLRNRKGADGAALIDAPRFEAGERLRADVTFGRIVPGLATQSWDGAGGTGKKRSGAFGIADLSDATIAARVRVERALAAVGPELAPVLVDVCCELKGLREVEKARRWPPRSAKVVLLMGLERLARHYGLMP, via the coding sequence ATGGCGGCTGCGTCGTCCCGAACCGGCCCGGGACCATCGACCCGCGAGGTAGACCGCCTTTTGCGCAGGCTTGACGCGGCCGGGGCCTGGCGCGTCGCGCCGGTCGGGACGCGGGACCACGATGCGGACGCCAGGGATGACAGGGTTCGCCTGCTGGAGGCGCCCTGCGACGGACCAGCGCAGATGCACGCGCAAGGGATTCTCGTCTCCCGCACCGTGTTGCGCGGCGCCATGGACCACGATCTGATCGAGCGGTGCGGCACGGACGCGCTGCGGCTTTCGCAAATTGGCCGTGCCCGGCTCCGGCGCGCGGCTGCCGGCGACGACGGATTTCGCGCCCAGCATCAGGCCCGGGGAACGCGAACGCTGGCACGGCCTGACGGGTCGCGGGAGGTTCTGGCCGTCGACCATGGGGAAAGCCCGCTGGCCTGGTTGCGCAACCGCAAGGGCGCGGACGGCGCGGCCCTGATCGATGCACCCCGGTTCGAGGCCGGCGAACGGCTGCGCGCCGACGTCACCTTCGGGCGCATCGTTCCCGGGCTTGCCACGCAAAGCTGGGACGGGGCGGGCGGTACCGGCAAAAAGCGCTCCGGCGCCTTCGGCATCGCGGATCTGTCCGATGCGACGATCGCTGCGAGGGTCAGGGTGGAAAGGGCGCTCGCCGCGGTCGGGCCGGAACTCGCGCCGGTGCTCGTTGATGTGTGTTGCGAGCTGAAGGGCCTTCGCGAAGTCGAAAAGGCTCGGCGCTGGCCGCCGCGGTCCGCCAAGGTCGTGCTGCTCATGGGACTGGAACGGCTTGCCCGTCACTATGGGCTGATGCCGTGA
- a CDS encoding iron ABC transporter permease, which yields MAKLTRRMGGGEGLSLAAVVSLTTLVCGLPLALLFAVGLAPEGTGTLAPLMETAGSRSVQRALWNSLESSFLSAVLASVAGTGLALVIGLTNVRAKGALVFLVLIPMMIPPHVTAIAWSQALGPASPVLQWLGLAPAPGSPHPVYTPGGLVALLALQHMPIVFLVVRAALRAFPRELSDAARVSGARGLRRLTRITLPLLAPALLAGFMLAFISALGNFGINALIGIPARYTTLPVLIWRRLAGFGPDVIANVALISVLLALVTLALVAAQGLLQRGMRNALVGLPQQPRAIDLGRMRSAVEAALWSFVALTLVLPATALFATALVRTYGLPLAADTFTLENFAEILFRQSVTLRAFANSTFAAAVAALVIAAISIPLGYFLIVRRGTARKLAGFAAAQADIAYAVPGLVMSIAFILLFLRPLPLFGVSLYGTLAIILIAYVGVFLAIGLKSVTAAYVQIDPSLDDAARVAGAGFARRLLRIYAPLVAPAAASGAILVFLTAYNEVTVSALLWSAGNETIGTTIFNYEDGGYTTLAAAMASVTVFATVLVMLAVNGLARHVPPGTIPWRD from the coding sequence TTGGCGAAGCTGACAAGACGCATGGGCGGCGGCGAAGGGCTTTCCCTCGCCGCCGTCGTCTCATTGACGACCCTCGTCTGCGGTCTGCCGCTGGCGCTGCTCTTCGCCGTCGGGCTTGCCCCGGAAGGCACGGGAACGCTCGCGCCGCTGATGGAGACGGCGGGTTCGCGCTCCGTCCAGCGCGCGCTGTGGAACTCGCTGGAGAGCAGTTTTCTCTCCGCCGTGCTGGCGAGCGTCGCCGGCACGGGGCTGGCGCTGGTCATCGGCCTGACCAACGTGCGCGCCAAGGGAGCGCTGGTCTTCCTGGTGCTGATCCCGATGATGATCCCGCCGCATGTGACCGCGATCGCCTGGAGTCAGGCGCTCGGCCCGGCAAGCCCGGTGTTGCAGTGGCTCGGCCTCGCGCCGGCGCCGGGAAGCCCGCATCCGGTCTATACGCCCGGCGGGCTCGTCGCGCTTCTGGCGTTGCAGCACATGCCGATCGTCTTCCTGGTGGTGCGCGCAGCACTCCGCGCCTTTCCGCGCGAGTTGAGCGATGCGGCAAGGGTCAGCGGCGCGCGCGGGCTGCGCCGGCTCACGCGCATCACGCTGCCGCTGCTTGCGCCCGCGCTTCTCGCCGGTTTCATGCTGGCCTTCATCAGCGCGCTCGGGAATTTCGGCATCAATGCGCTGATCGGCATTCCGGCGCGCTACACCACGCTGCCGGTGCTGATCTGGCGCCGGCTTGCCGGCTTCGGTCCGGACGTGATCGCCAATGTGGCGCTGATCTCGGTGCTGCTCGCCCTCGTCACCCTGGCGCTGGTGGCCGCCCAGGGCCTGTTGCAACGCGGCATGCGCAACGCGCTCGTCGGCCTGCCGCAGCAGCCGCGCGCCATTGATCTCGGGCGCATGCGCAGCGCGGTGGAGGCCGCGCTCTGGAGCTTTGTCGCGCTGACGCTGGTGCTGCCGGCGACCGCCCTTTTCGCGACCGCGCTGGTGAGAACCTACGGCCTGCCGCTCGCCGCCGACACCTTCACGCTGGAAAATTTCGCCGAGATCCTGTTTCGCCAATCGGTGACCCTGCGCGCTTTCGCCAATTCCACCTTCGCGGCCGCCGTGGCGGCGCTCGTCATCGCCGCGATCTCCATCCCGCTCGGCTATTTCCTGATCGTGCGGCGCGGCACCGCCCGCAAGCTGGCGGGATTTGCCGCGGCCCAGGCCGACATCGCCTATGCGGTGCCGGGTCTTGTGATGTCGATTGCCTTCATCCTCTTGTTTCTGCGCCCGCTGCCACTCTTCGGCGTCAGCCTCTACGGCACGCTGGCGATCATCCTGATCGCCTATGTCGGCGTGTTTCTCGCCATCGGGCTGAAATCCGTCACGGCGGCTTACGTGCAGATCGACCCGAGCCTCGACGATGCCGCAAGGGTCGCCGGTGCCGGCTTCGCCCGCCGGCTGTTGCGGATCTATGCGCCGCTGGTGGCGCCTGCGGCCGCCTCGGGCGCGATCCTCGTCTTTCTCACCGCCTACAACGAGGTGACCGTCTCGGCACTCCTGTGGTCGGCCGGCAACGAGACCATCGGCACCACGATCTTCAACTACGAGGACGGCGGCTACACCACGCTTGCCGCTGCGATGGCGAGCGTCACGGTGTTTGCAACGGTGCTGGTGATGCTCGCCGTCAACGGCCTTGCCCGGCATGTGCCGCCGGGCACGATCCCCTGGCGCGACTAA
- a CDS encoding DUF1491 family protein, producing the protein MRLTSDFFVSALVRRCFSENAYASIVSKGALEAGAIYIVVDRRDGCFDLYGPAPQSAFEGATPGSRLFEVLLTFADKDDVDRRLASERRMDPDVWIVEIEDREGRVFWDVVET; encoded by the coding sequence ATGCGCCTGACATCCGATTTCTTCGTTTCCGCGCTTGTTCGCAGGTGCTTTTCGGAAAACGCTTACGCCAGCATTGTCTCCAAGGGCGCGCTCGAGGCGGGGGCGATCTATATCGTCGTCGACCGGCGCGACGGATGCTTCGACCTCTACGGCCCCGCGCCGCAATCGGCGTTCGAGGGCGCGACACCCGGCAGCCGGCTTTTCGAGGTCCTGTTGACCTTTGCGGACAAGGACGACGTCGACCGGCGCCTTGCCTCGGAGCGGCGCATGGATCCGGATGTCTGGATTGTCGAAATCGAGGACCGCGAGGGCCGCGTCTTCTGGGATGTCGTCGAGACCTGA